One part of the Clostridium thermosuccinogenes genome encodes these proteins:
- a CDS encoding DnaD domain-containing protein has protein sequence MNIEPYKSILFSDTLVPDIFISEHLPSMDGDYVKVYIYCLFLCKYNKQISIEELSKKLQIDEQKLKNAFTYLESVGIITKSKDDIVLADLKEKEINKLYRLKTTSTPEEAVSNSEKNKKRSETITSINNTYFQGVMPPSWYTDIDAWFDRYKFDEDVMYALFRHCSEHKVLTKSYIVKVADNWYNKNIRNYFDLEKYLEEYKKFTDIRGKISKKLKLGRNLTEYEDEYVEKWTMDYKYNFEVIDLALKKTTAKTNPNFKYIDAILTSWFEKGLRTREEIISYEKSVKASSTKTNTKEIPAAQIPQHANFEQREYDDDSYGNFFSNVANDKKAGR, from the coding sequence ATGAACATAGAACCATATAAGTCCATATTATTTTCTGACACGCTTGTGCCTGACATTTTCATAAGCGAGCATCTCCCTTCCATGGATGGGGATTATGTAAAAGTGTACATATACTGTCTGTTTTTATGTAAATATAATAAACAGATTTCCATTGAGGAGCTTTCAAAAAAGCTCCAGATAGATGAGCAAAAGCTGAAGAATGCATTCACTTACCTGGAAAGTGTCGGGATTATAACCAAAAGCAAGGATGACATTGTACTTGCCGACCTTAAAGAGAAGGAAATAAACAAGCTGTACAGGCTCAAAACTACATCTACGCCTGAAGAAGCTGTATCAAACTCGGAGAAAAATAAAAAGCGCAGTGAAACCATAACCTCAATAAACAATACATATTTCCAGGGTGTGATGCCCCCTTCCTGGTATACTGACATTGACGCGTGGTTTGACAGGTATAAGTTTGATGAAGATGTAATGTATGCCCTTTTTCGCCACTGCAGCGAGCATAAGGTTCTTACCAAGAGCTATATTGTGAAAGTTGCTGATAATTGGTACAACAAAAATATCAGGAACTATTTCGACCTGGAAAAATATCTGGAAGAATACAAGAAATTCACCGACATCCGCGGTAAGATATCAAAAAAGCTCAAGCTGGGCAGGAACCTTACCGAATACGAGGATGAATATGTTGAGAAGTGGACAATGGATTACAAATACAATTTTGAAGTAATAGACCTGGCGCTAAAGAAAACTACAGCAAAAACAAATCCCAACTTCAAGTATATTGATGCTATACTTACAAGCTGGTTTGAGAAAGGCTTGCGCACGCGTGAGGAGATAATCTCATATGAAAAAAGCGTCAAGGCGTCGTCCACCAAAACCAATACAAAAGAGATACCTGCGGCTCAAATACCTCAGCATGCCAATTTTGAGCAGAGGGAATACGATGACGATTCCTACGGCAATTTTTTCAGCAACGTAGCAAATGACAAAAAGGCGGGAAGATAA
- a CDS encoding ATP-binding protein, protein MNTSIHNAIKSEYERRQKEAYDNLMFRKKKAYAEIAGLEAIEDEIHRTGLRYNKMILLGKTQADDAVSELLSQIDSLKRKKIQLLVENGYPEDYLEIKYSCPKCKDTGYIEGGSGAVKCSCYKQQLINQLYSYSNLKLTERENFSTFNENLYSDKVDKAKYGIGISPRENILRIKERCLKFIENFDSPDEKNLFFSGPTGVGKTFMSNCIAMELMKRGKTVLYQTAPIIFNIINEYKVRAFNDDDFQDESYKSIFDAELLIIDDLGTETQSAARYAELLTILNVRQMNNLQRPCKIIISTNIGPKKLYEIYTERVASRIIGCFEGLMFVGDDLRKKL, encoded by the coding sequence ATGAACACCAGTATACATAATGCTATAAAAAGTGAATATGAAAGACGACAGAAAGAAGCATATGACAACCTGATGTTCAGGAAAAAAAAGGCATACGCCGAAATAGCCGGCCTTGAGGCCATTGAAGATGAAATTCACAGGACCGGTCTGAGATACAACAAAATGATACTGCTGGGAAAAACGCAGGCCGATGATGCTGTATCCGAACTGCTTTCTCAAATTGACAGCCTAAAACGGAAGAAGATACAGCTGCTTGTTGAAAACGGATACCCGGAGGACTACCTGGAGATTAAGTACAGCTGCCCCAAGTGTAAGGATACAGGCTATATTGAGGGAGGAAGCGGTGCAGTCAAATGTTCGTGTTACAAGCAGCAGCTGATCAACCAACTGTATAGCTATTCCAATCTGAAGCTTACAGAAAGGGAGAACTTTTCAACCTTTAACGAAAATCTATATTCGGATAAAGTTGATAAAGCGAAGTATGGAATAGGGATTTCTCCCCGGGAGAACATATTGAGGATAAAGGAGCGATGCCTGAAATTCATAGAAAATTTTGATTCTCCCGATGAGAAAAATCTCTTTTTCAGCGGTCCTACCGGAGTAGGCAAGACCTTCATGTCCAATTGCATAGCAATGGAATTGATGAAGAGAGGGAAAACCGTACTCTATCAGACTGCTCCTATCATTTTTAACATCATAAATGAGTATAAGGTAAGAGCTTTCAATGATGACGATTTTCAGGATGAAAGCTACAAGAGCATTTTTGATGCCGAGCTTTTGATAATTGACGATTTGGGTACAGAAACCCAAAGCGCCGCAAGATATGCAGAATTACTGACAATCCTTAATGTACGCCAAATGAACAATCTTCAAAGGCCATGCAAGATCATAATATCAACCAATATCGGTCCTAAGAAGCTGTATGAAATCTATACGGAAAGGGTGGCCTCCAGGATCATCGGGTGCTTTGAAGGCCTTATGTTTGTGGGTGATGATTTAAGGAAGAAGCTATAG
- a CDS encoding type II CAAX endopeptidase family protein, protein MEDNRLYKEFSLTDGELRDTGYVRTPTLAQVSILYSLGVLFLLYIGFWAQKQSLYPGLLVTEFLLVLLPSLLLLFIFKYDMRKVLRLNKVGPLSLFIIFLIMVFAIPVVGVLNIINLALISKVFGKVIVSSVPTASNAGELIINLLIVGGSAGLCEEIMFRGVLQSGFERLGIKKAILITALLFGLFHLDFQRFLGTFLLGALIGFIVYRTNSLYAGMFAHFANNSIAVVISYLSNKFMQAMQGKGVGSIDAQPYAGDYFSDLFNMPAGQLIAVFIVWFFILAFCLSILVGLIIALVRITSDKVHRRPIETSGTGKTGMLWLLPGLIFTAIVYIAEGFSLMGINSEIARALTRLIRIG, encoded by the coding sequence ATGGAAGATAATCGTTTATACAAAGAATTTTCCCTGACCGATGGGGAGCTTCGGGATACAGGATATGTAAGGACGCCTACTTTAGCGCAGGTGAGCATATTATATTCCCTAGGGGTTCTATTTCTTCTGTACATAGGCTTTTGGGCTCAGAAGCAATCCCTCTATCCCGGTCTTCTGGTTACGGAATTTCTTCTTGTATTGCTGCCTTCTCTGCTTTTGCTTTTTATTTTCAAGTACGATATGCGGAAAGTTTTAAGGCTTAATAAGGTTGGCCCTTTGAGCTTGTTTATAATTTTTCTGATAATGGTATTTGCGATACCTGTGGTTGGTGTGCTAAACATCATTAATCTGGCGCTTATAAGCAAGGTGTTTGGCAAGGTAATCGTATCCAGCGTACCTACCGCTTCAAATGCCGGTGAGCTTATCATCAACCTGCTGATTGTAGGCGGCTCTGCCGGGCTTTGTGAGGAGATCATGTTCCGTGGTGTTCTGCAGAGCGGGTTTGAAAGGCTGGGGATAAAGAAAGCCATCCTGATTACCGCACTGCTTTTTGGGTTGTTCCATCTGGATTTTCAGAGGTTTTTAGGAACATTTCTTTTGGGGGCTTTGATAGGATTTATTGTCTACAGGACTAATTCACTGTATGCCGGCATGTTTGCCCATTTTGCCAACAATTCCATAGCCGTAGTCATCTCGTATTTATCAAACAAGTTTATGCAGGCGATGCAGGGTAAAGGGGTTGGAAGCATAGACGCACAGCCTTATGCCGGGGATTATTTTTCGGATCTCTTCAACATGCCTGCAGGACAGCTTATAGCAGTTTTTATCGTCTGGTTTTTCATACTGGCGTTTTGCTTGTCGATACTTGTAGGTTTGATCATAGCACTGGTCAGGATAACATCGGACAAAGTCCACAGGCGTCCCATAGAAACCTCCGGCACTGGAAAGACAGGCATGCTTTGGCTGCTTCCCGGTTTAATATTTACAGCAATCGTATACATAGCGGAAGGTTTCAGCCTTATGGGCATCAACTCGGAAATTGCGAGGGCTCTGACCAGATTAATAAGGATTGGCTAG
- the ypeB gene encoding germination protein YpeB, which yields MGLRDKLLDFKRRLSDRKMYSIVIVALAAVASWGIYQYKTAASLRQELDNQYNRAFYDMIGYVDNVQMLLAKSLISSSTTKTASIMQEAWRQANLAQTNLGQLPISPPALENTSKYLTQVGDLAYSLNNQNMQGKALSDKQYETIEKLYGYAVSLRDSLEKLQSDISAGRIKWGELRQKGTPVFQRTSANMTKQQFENIDKTFQEYPTLIYDGPFSDHMTNAKPKGLTGDTISVEQAKERVIKFFGKDKVQSVTNTSKNDSEPFKTYSYKVTFKNKPEDQTATIDITQKGGHPYYMLYNRPVEKASLSIDQAKAAGKKFLEEQGFKNMTDTYYLKEDNMATINYAYTQDGVVIYPDLIKVKVALDNGEILGFEAKGYLSSHTERKIPKPAITEEEARAKISSKVEIKSSGLAIIPTDYRTELFTYEFKGKLNNRDFIVYINAETGKEENILMIVNTPNGILTM from the coding sequence TTGGGATTAAGAGATAAACTGCTGGATTTTAAAAGAAGATTATCCGACAGAAAAATGTACAGCATCGTTATAGTAGCTTTAGCGGCTGTGGCCAGCTGGGGCATATATCAGTACAAAACCGCTGCAAGTTTAAGGCAGGAGTTGGACAACCAATATAACAGGGCTTTTTATGACATGATAGGTTATGTAGATAATGTTCAGATGCTCCTGGCCAAATCTTTGATATCTTCGTCCACTACTAAGACCGCAAGCATAATGCAGGAAGCATGGAGACAAGCAAACCTTGCCCAAACCAATCTTGGACAGCTTCCCATAAGCCCTCCTGCCCTGGAGAATACCTCCAAATATTTGACGCAGGTGGGAGATCTGGCCTATTCTCTGAATAACCAGAATATGCAGGGCAAAGCTCTAAGCGATAAACAGTATGAAACGATAGAGAAGCTCTATGGCTATGCAGTTTCCTTGAGGGATAGCCTGGAGAAGCTTCAGAGCGACATAAGCGCAGGAAGGATAAAGTGGGGCGAACTGAGACAAAAGGGAACGCCTGTTTTTCAAAGGACGTCTGCCAACATGACAAAACAGCAGTTTGAAAACATTGATAAAACTTTTCAGGAATACCCCACTCTGATTTATGACGGCCCCTTTTCCGACCATATGACAAACGCAAAACCCAAAGGACTAACCGGCGATACCATAAGCGTTGAACAGGCAAAGGAAAGGGTAATCAAATTCTTCGGCAAGGATAAGGTGCAGAGTGTGACCAATACATCCAAGAACGATTCTGAACCATTTAAGACATACAGTTACAAGGTTACATTTAAAAACAAGCCGGAGGATCAGACTGCGACAATTGACATTACCCAAAAGGGCGGGCATCCATATTACATGCTCTATAACAGGCCTGTTGAAAAGGCAAGCTTAAGCATAGACCAGGCTAAGGCTGCCGGCAAGAAATTCCTTGAAGAGCAGGGCTTTAAGAACATGACCGATACATATTATCTGAAAGAAGATAATATGGCTACCATCAACTATGCCTATACGCAGGATGGAGTGGTAATATATCCGGACCTGATCAAGGTCAAGGTTGCGCTGGATAATGGGGAAATATTAGGTTTTGAGGCTAAAGGATACCTTTCGTCCCACACGGAGAGGAAGATACCGAAGCCTGCCATCACAGAAGAAGAGGCCAGGGCCAAGATCAGTTCAAAAGTCGAGATAAAAAGCTCAGGTCTGGCAATAATCCCTACGGATTACAGAACCGAATTGTTCACCTATGAGTTTAAGGGCAAGCTGAACAACAGGGATTTCATAGTTTATATAAATGCTGAGACCGGCAAGGAGGAAAACATTCTCATGATCGTCAATACCCCGAATGGTATTCTGACCATGTGA
- the sleB gene encoding spore cortex-lytic enzyme has protein sequence MELKPGHASAEVEQMQQRLKNWGYYRGIIDGYYGDDTFQAVKEYQKKNNIPVTGIAGFDTLLAMGLTSITESGAAHAQGKNISDEQLLARAINGEARGEPYEGQVAVGAVILNRTRDARFPKTIAGVIYQPGAFTAVSDGQINVPIDPNSTVVKAARDALNGWDPTNGCLYYWNPATATSKWIWSRKIIKTIGKHHFGI, from the coding sequence ATGGAATTAAAACCCGGGCATGCAAGCGCAGAAGTGGAGCAAATGCAGCAGAGGCTTAAAAACTGGGGATATTACAGGGGCATAATAGATGGTTACTATGGAGACGACACATTCCAGGCAGTAAAGGAATATCAGAAGAAAAACAATATTCCGGTTACCGGCATAGCAGGATTTGACACACTTTTGGCGATGGGGTTGACGAGCATAACCGAAAGCGGAGCAGCACATGCTCAGGGGAAAAATATATCCGATGAGCAGCTTCTCGCCCGGGCGATAAACGGTGAAGCCAGGGGAGAGCCTTATGAAGGTCAGGTGGCGGTGGGAGCCGTCATATTGAACAGAACCAGGGATGCGCGGTTTCCAAAGACCATCGCCGGTGTAATATACCAGCCGGGTGCATTTACTGCAGTTTCCGACGGACAAATAAATGTCCCCATCGACCCTAATTCGACGGTGGTGAAAGCTGCAAGAGACGCTCTGAATGGATGGGATCCTACCAATGGATGCCTTTATTACTGGAATCCTGCTACAGCAACCAGCAAATGGATTTGGAGCAGGAAAATAATAAAAACAATAGGCAAGCATCATTTCGGAATATAG
- a CDS encoding MGDG synthase family glycosyltransferase, protein MDVLFLSVSTGGGHLKAAEAIKNVVEEKYPGSRTLIVDTLDYINPAVNKLIVGGYLGLLKSTPRVYGKLYDLAESKEGLHELYTAANTLLAIKLGRLIDDFMPSIIICTHIFPLRMLSCLKRRGKAKMPVVAVITDYVSHSLWVHNNINAYIVPNDQVKNEMIMRGIPAELIYPCGIPIDKRFARKKNRDSLLRELGLEDRFTVLIMGGSLGLGKLYSVFDALLNSSRDIQIIAITGYNEKLKKQLESISSMSDKKIRIFSYTDKISDLMDISDLIITKPGGMTSAEALAKGLPMLITSVIPGQEERNARFLVNNGAAVKISDHSSINSVLDNIIANPSCIESMRKRAYKLAKPNSAEDIAALLEELSQKYMAEAN, encoded by the coding sequence ATGGATGTATTGTTTTTATCGGTCTCAACAGGAGGAGGGCATTTAAAAGCCGCAGAAGCCATCAAAAATGTGGTGGAAGAGAAATATCCCGGCTCGAGGACATTAATAGTCGATACTTTGGATTATATAAATCCTGCGGTCAACAAACTCATTGTGGGAGGTTACCTTGGCCTTCTTAAAAGCACACCCCGTGTGTACGGCAAGCTGTATGATCTGGCGGAATCAAAAGAAGGATTGCATGAGCTGTATACCGCAGCCAACACCCTCCTTGCCATAAAGCTTGGAAGGCTCATAGATGATTTTATGCCGTCCATAATAATATGCACTCACATTTTTCCTCTCCGCATGCTTTCATGCCTAAAGCGCAGGGGAAAAGCCAAAATGCCTGTTGTTGCAGTGATTACGGATTATGTAAGCCATTCTTTGTGGGTCCACAATAATATAAATGCCTATATTGTTCCCAATGACCAGGTAAAAAACGAGATGATAATGAGGGGAATCCCGGCCGAATTGATATATCCCTGCGGCATACCGATAGACAAACGCTTCGCCAGGAAGAAAAACAGGGATAGCCTGCTGCGGGAGCTGGGCCTGGAAGACAGGTTTACGGTTCTTATAATGGGCGGAAGCCTTGGGCTGGGGAAGCTATACTCTGTGTTTGACGCCCTTTTGAACAGCAGCAGGGACATTCAGATAATAGCCATCACCGGCTATAATGAAAAGCTTAAAAAGCAGCTGGAAAGCATCAGCTCAATGTCTGATAAAAAAATCAGAATTTTCAGCTATACCGATAAAATATCAGATCTGATGGACATATCAGACCTGATAATCACCAAGCCTGGTGGCATGACATCTGCCGAAGCGCTGGCAAAGGGGCTGCCCATGCTGATCACATCCGTTATTCCAGGGCAGGAGGAAAGAAATGCCAGGTTCCTTGTAAATAACGGCGCGGCAGTCAAAATATCCGACCACAGCAGCATTAACAGTGTCCTCGATAACATTATTGCAAATCCGTCCTGCATTGAGAGCATGAGAAAGAGGGCTTATAAATTAGCCAAACCAAATTCTGCCGAAGATATAGCTGCCTTGCTGGAAGAGCTTTCGCAAAAATATATGGCAGAAGCTAACTGA
- a CDS encoding ATP-binding protein, protein MRIENLEVKGFGRLADLNLELGKGLNIIFGKNESGKTSLQWFIKGMFFGLKGGRSSKDGMLPPLKRYKPWSARDFGGSLLYRLDNGELFRIERNFHTNTARVFDAYFNDITDSFEQSREKGAHFAEKHLGVSELCFDKTVFVRQMESRIGDDGVGELVNRLINVGQTGFEDMSLNRAKEALKEALKIHVGTGKTTTRPLDKVNARLEELEALKQDIAKKRESLFQVEAELKGLQEKKAMLEARREELSMRKEAAKISEVLIKNRKIKEELDGILESIEADEAALRCAEAKLDEAEKDREQFISFCAFSIDDSDRVSLEYVKLSSLMEDGRRIEREAAEKRNHLYNIELQLEKLKAFNYMDEKVERDAVELSRDIENLKKEINSGRQDVVEEKISTMQRKRRRYAYMTAAAAAVTVIMAVAGVMGSYAGYAAAAAAFVSALIFSVKRYKVAAMLNAAQKEKRLLISDIKAFKDQLIKKQMVLEEMYKSVGADGLEEFLVLKEKYNSLVRQVEAINSDIERLERDLENNEAKAKALKGTIAAALHKAGIIDNAEAEISEDMIKSFKHGVRSCRELDMNIAYAKQRISDLKESVQKYCKNAASISGMTCSSKKELEEIAESIREKIAFLEEQLKGICKAKEMSEANGILPAEEIYEAEIEEVDEEIKEALLKIRERETLLKSAGDDDELQRIIEEADALYEKKSELEDINTSLNTALEVLIEAGEELQRDFMPYINLKMSSAIDRISQGRYRDLRADSNLMLKVIAPETGEIVAAPALSGGTVDQMYLSLRVAMADLIGSTGEKLPFIMDEILAQYDDERTRETLEFLHQLSEERQIILFTCKGREVDIAREVCGKDINVVRLI, encoded by the coding sequence ATGCGCATTGAGAATCTGGAAGTTAAAGGTTTTGGCAGGCTTGCAGACTTGAATCTGGAGCTGGGCAAAGGTTTGAACATAATATTTGGCAAAAACGAATCGGGAAAGACTTCTCTTCAATGGTTCATAAAAGGTATGTTTTTCGGTTTGAAGGGGGGAAGGAGCTCAAAGGATGGGATGCTTCCGCCCTTAAAGAGATACAAGCCATGGAGTGCAAGGGATTTTGGAGGTTCCCTCCTGTATAGGCTGGATAACGGCGAGCTTTTCAGGATTGAAAGGAATTTTCATACCAACACTGCCAGGGTATTTGATGCTTATTTCAACGATATCACAGATTCCTTTGAACAGAGCCGGGAAAAAGGAGCGCATTTTGCAGAAAAGCACCTGGGAGTCAGCGAGCTTTGTTTTGACAAAACGGTCTTTGTACGGCAAATGGAATCAAGAATAGGCGACGACGGAGTGGGAGAGCTGGTTAACAGGCTTATAAATGTAGGTCAGACCGGTTTTGAGGACATGTCCCTAAACAGGGCAAAGGAAGCCTTGAAGGAGGCTCTAAAGATCCACGTGGGCACCGGCAAAACCACCACAAGACCTCTGGACAAGGTAAATGCCAGGCTGGAGGAGCTGGAGGCTTTAAAGCAGGATATCGCAAAAAAAAGGGAGTCCCTCTTTCAAGTGGAAGCGGAGCTAAAAGGCCTGCAGGAAAAGAAGGCCATGCTTGAAGCGCGCCGGGAAGAGCTTTCCATGCGGAAAGAAGCGGCTAAAATATCTGAGGTATTGATAAAAAACAGGAAAATCAAAGAAGAGCTGGACGGGATTTTAGAGAGCATCGAAGCGGATGAGGCGGCTTTGCGATGTGCTGAAGCAAAGCTTGATGAAGCTGAAAAAGACAGGGAGCAGTTTATAAGCTTCTGTGCTTTCAGCATTGACGATTCCGACAGGGTGAGCCTGGAATACGTCAAGCTTTCCAGCTTGATGGAGGATGGACGCAGGATCGAGAGGGAAGCGGCGGAAAAGAGGAACCATCTTTACAATATTGAGCTTCAGCTGGAAAAGCTAAAAGCTTTCAACTACATGGATGAGAAGGTTGAAAGGGATGCGGTGGAGCTCAGCAGGGATATTGAAAATTTAAAAAAGGAAATAAATAGCGGCAGGCAGGATGTTGTAGAAGAGAAAATAAGCACGATGCAAAGAAAAAGGCGCAGATATGCATATATGACTGCTGCTGCAGCAGCAGTAACCGTTATCATGGCAGTTGCCGGCGTAATGGGGTCATATGCCGGATATGCCGCCGCTGCCGCCGCTTTTGTGTCAGCGCTGATATTTAGTGTAAAAAGATACAAAGTGGCCGCTATGCTAAATGCAGCACAGAAGGAAAAAAGGCTCTTGATTTCCGATATTAAAGCTTTTAAGGACCAACTTATCAAAAAACAGATGGTCTTGGAGGAAATGTATAAATCGGTCGGGGCTGACGGCCTCGAAGAGTTTTTGGTGCTGAAAGAAAAGTATAACAGCCTCGTTAGGCAGGTTGAGGCTATAAATTCTGATATTGAGAGGCTTGAAAGGGATCTGGAGAATAACGAAGCCAAAGCTAAAGCCCTCAAAGGGACAATAGCTGCTGCGCTGCATAAAGCCGGGATAATCGATAATGCCGAGGCAGAAATAAGCGAGGATATGATAAAAAGCTTTAAACACGGCGTAAGGAGCTGCAGGGAACTTGATATGAATATTGCATATGCGAAGCAAAGGATAAGCGACTTAAAGGAAAGCGTGCAGAAGTACTGCAAAAATGCTGCTTCCATCAGCGGCATGACCTGCAGCAGCAAAAAGGAGCTGGAAGAAATAGCTGAAAGCATACGAGAGAAGATAGCTTTTCTGGAAGAGCAGCTAAAAGGAATCTGCAAGGCAAAGGAGATGTCTGAGGCAAACGGTATCCTGCCGGCAGAGGAAATATATGAAGCGGAAATTGAGGAAGTTGATGAAGAGATAAAAGAAGCGCTGCTGAAGATAAGGGAAAGAGAAACCCTCCTGAAAAGTGCAGGAGATGATGATGAACTCCAGAGGATTATCGAAGAGGCCGATGCGCTGTATGAAAAAAAGTCCGAGCTGGAGGACATAAACACTTCCCTGAATACTGCGCTGGAGGTTCTTATTGAAGCAGGCGAAGAATTGCAGCGGGATTTTATGCCTTATATCAACTTGAAAATGAGCAGTGCTATTGATAGGATATCCCAGGGAAGATATAGGGATTTGAGGGCAGACAGCAATCTCATGCTCAAGGTGATAGCGCCGGAAACCGGGGAAATAGTGGCTGCTCCTGCGTTAAGCGGAGGTACTGTCGACCAGATGTATCTCTCCTTAAGGGTTGCCATGGCTGATCTGATCGGTTCAACCGGTGAAAAGCTGCCCTTTATTATGGATGAAATCCTTGCCCAGTATGATGATGAGAGGACACGGGAAACACTGGAATTTCTGCATCAGCTGTCGGAGGAAAGGCAAATAATCCTCTTTACATGCAAGGGGAGAGAGGTGGATATTGCCAGAGAGGTGTGCGGGAAGGATATTAATGTAGTAAGGCTTATATAA
- a CDS encoding metallophosphoesterase family protein, which translates to MKRIKFLHCADMHLDAPFTSLGADTGKASERRRDLRQTFGKIMDIAKTEKADLVLISGDLYEHNYTGKSTIAYINDKFREIPHAHIFIIPGNHDPYVANSFYRNYAWSSNVHILCGDNPEVVLHDLKTCVYGIGFKDFRQEAAQIRDIKLSQKDYINILLLHGTVDMDFRQDNHLYNPVGSSELAGLGMDYIALGHFHGRSDDIGGHGLIYNPGSPEPLGFDETGEHGVYIGSISKDGDGHRCLDMSFRCTGKRYYANMDVNISGCDTEEKVEDRIRAAVEGNRCGHGEKDGLFHVTLKGYAKPGLKIDTRQLTSCFKDRVFFMKIKDNTAPDLDFDAIKREPGLRGLFARKIFQRMEKTEDQHQRELLLKSLYYGIEALDSGKVEIE; encoded by the coding sequence ATGAAGAGGATAAAATTTCTGCATTGTGCGGATATGCATCTGGATGCGCCTTTTACGAGCCTGGGAGCCGACACCGGGAAGGCTTCTGAAAGAAGGCGGGATTTAAGGCAGACCTTTGGAAAGATAATGGACATAGCCAAGACGGAGAAGGCTGACCTGGTGCTTATAAGCGGTGATCTGTACGAGCATAATTACACCGGAAAGTCTACGATTGCTTACATAAATGATAAATTTCGCGAAATACCCCATGCCCACATATTCATAATTCCGGGAAATCACGACCCTTATGTGGCCAATTCCTTCTACAGAAATTATGCATGGAGCAGTAATGTGCATATACTTTGCGGGGACAATCCGGAGGTTGTCCTTCATGATCTCAAAACCTGCGTCTATGGAATCGGCTTTAAGGACTTCCGCCAGGAGGCGGCCCAGATCAGGGATATTAAGCTTTCCCAAAAGGACTACATAAACATACTCCTCCTGCACGGGACGGTGGATATGGATTTCCGGCAGGATAACCACCTGTACAATCCGGTAGGCAGCAGCGAATTGGCCGGGCTGGGGATGGACTATATTGCCCTGGGTCATTTCCATGGCAGGTCCGATGATATAGGAGGCCATGGGCTGATATACAATCCAGGAAGTCCTGAACCCTTGGGCTTTGATGAAACCGGTGAGCATGGGGTTTATATCGGAAGCATATCTAAGGACGGTGATGGCCACCGGTGCCTGGATATGAGCTTTAGATGCACCGGAAAAAGATATTATGCCAATATGGATGTAAATATAAGCGGCTGCGATACGGAAGAGAAGGTGGAGGACAGAATCAGGGCTGCTGTTGAGGGTAACCGGTGCGGGCATGGAGAAAAGGACGGATTATTCCATGTTACCTTGAAAGGCTATGCCAAACCCGGACTTAAGATAGATACCCGCCAGTTGACATCCTGTTTTAAAGACCGGGTGTTTTTTATGAAAATAAAAGACAATACTGCCCCTGACCTGGACTTTGATGCGATAAAGAGGGAACCTGGGCTCAGGGGATTATTTGCTCGAAAGATATTCCAACGCATGGAAAAAACCGAGGATCAACATCAGAGGGAGCTTCTGCTGAAATCCCTGTACTATGGGATAGAAGCACTGGACAGCGGAAAAGTGGAAATTGAATAA
- the acpS gene encoding holo-ACP synthase, with translation MAIYCGVDIIEIDRIKHSLDTLGNAFRDKVFTKGEIDYCEARKAAKYKSYAARFAAKEAVSKALGTGISEGISWKDIEVVNDEKGKPDVCLSGKAREILNKLGDISISLSLSHSENYAVAYAVIQVRD, from the coding sequence TTGGCCATTTACTGTGGAGTTGACATAATTGAGATAGATAGAATTAAGCATTCTTTAGACACGCTGGGGAATGCTTTCCGGGACAAGGTTTTTACCAAAGGTGAAATCGACTATTGCGAGGCAAGGAAAGCGGCCAAATATAAAAGCTATGCGGCGCGCTTTGCTGCCAAGGAAGCCGTGTCCAAAGCGCTGGGGACAGGCATAAGCGAGGGAATATCCTGGAAGGACATAGAAGTGGTCAACGATGAAAAGGGAAAACCGGATGTATGCCTGTCGGGCAAAGCCAGGGAGATATTAAACAAACTGGGCGATATTAGCATATCCTTAAGCCTCTCCCATTCCGAAAATTATGCTGTGGCCTATGCGGTTATACAGGTCAGGGATTGA